In a genomic window of Gloeocapsopsis dulcis:
- the galK gene encoding galactokinase — protein sequence MNFQQIFGSLPEIEASAPGRVNLLGEHTDYNDGFVLPTAIPQRTTVQIGLSRDRDSHFYSENLDEKVSISGDHPPSSFASYIFGCIELLIKSGYAIPPLNLCVKSTVPIGLGLSSSAALEVATLRGLRLLFNLPLNDVELAQIGQQAEIQYAGLNCGIMDQMASSLADTNSMLFLDTRTLQRQVLPFPEGTEILVIDSGVHHALAKDSGYNQRRAECEAAAQLLKVKALRDITDPHAVEFLPEPLKRRARHVITENNRVLEAAQGVSAKRFGELMNASHASQRDDYEVSVVAVDTLVAILQKTPGVFGARLTGGGFGGACVALIASGEEAIATDILEQYNHAGYIGRILVPTQG from the coding sequence ATGAACTTTCAACAGATATTTGGTAGTCTACCGGAAATCGAAGCGAGTGCGCCTGGAAGAGTTAATCTACTTGGCGAACATACCGACTACAACGATGGTTTTGTTCTCCCCACTGCAATTCCTCAACGCACAACCGTACAAATAGGTTTGAGTCGCGATCGCGACTCACACTTTTACTCGGAAAATTTAGATGAAAAAGTCAGTATTTCCGGCGATCACCCGCCGTCTAGCTTTGCAAGTTATATTTTTGGCTGTATCGAATTATTAATCAAATCAGGTTATGCAATACCACCACTGAATCTCTGTGTTAAATCTACCGTACCAATCGGTTTAGGTTTATCAAGTAGTGCCGCCTTAGAAGTCGCAACGCTTAGGGGATTGCGATTACTTTTCAATCTTCCACTCAATGATGTCGAACTTGCCCAAATCGGACAACAAGCAGAAATTCAGTACGCAGGTTTAAACTGCGGCATTATGGATCAAATGGCATCAAGCTTAGCTGACACCAACTCAATGCTATTTCTCGATACGCGCACTTTACAAAGGCAAGTGTTACCTTTCCCCGAAGGAACTGAAATTTTAGTCATCGATAGTGGCGTTCATCACGCACTCGCAAAAGATAGCGGTTACAATCAGCGTCGGGCTGAGTGCGAGGCAGCAGCACAGCTACTGAAAGTAAAGGCACTGCGAGATATCACAGATCCACACGCGGTAGAGTTCTTACCCGAACCACTTAAACGTCGCGCGCGTCATGTCATTACCGAAAATAACCGAGTGCTGGAAGCTGCACAAGGAGTGTCAGCTAAGCGCTTTGGCGAATTAATGAATGCTTCCCATGCGAGTCAGCGCGATGATTACGAAGTTTCGGTTGTCGCAGTTGATACCTTAGTTGCCATCTTGCAGAAAACACCTGGAGTATTCGGCGCACGCCTTACTGGTGGAGGGTTTGGTGGAGCTTGCGTTGCTTTGATTGCATCGGGTGAGGAAGCGATCGCAACTGATATACTCGAACAATACAACCACGCAGGTTATATTGGACGCATTTTAGTTCCTACTCAGGGTTAG
- a CDS encoding M24 family metallopeptidase, with protein sequence MQQNSTNGMNHFSEEVSTKLELIRKILVETEAQGLRLRGTDWFAWATAGASNTVLLTAETGVAEVLVTAQDAWVLTDEIEAQRLKDEELPASFQLYVNPWADAASREAFVRDATSGGKVLSDRPIPHVEKRLPPSLCYHKRVMMSSELARYRQIGRQASEAMTEVLQAAKPTWTEYQLAGAGAEALWARGLHPALTLVAGERRLPLYRHATPSRELLGREAMLVFCARGFGLYANLTRFVYFGALTADKSAMHNYVREIEAEALDLCQLISARTPRRPLPYQSGVTLDAIYHALAQAYQQHGFPHAIREHHQGGTTGYLAREIVANPTTTDTLVENIVVAWNPSLPGAKIEDTFAIVSEGKLENLTFDPNFPNVEVRGRLRPVPLIN encoded by the coding sequence GTGCAGCAAAATTCAACAAATGGGATGAATCACTTTAGTGAAGAAGTTTCCACTAAGCTGGAATTAATACGTAAAATTCTCGTTGAAACTGAGGCACAAGGTTTACGTCTTCGCGGTACCGATTGGTTTGCTTGGGCAACGGCTGGGGCTTCTAACACGGTACTCCTTACTGCTGAGACTGGAGTTGCAGAAGTATTGGTAACTGCCCAAGATGCTTGGGTATTGACCGATGAAATCGAAGCCCAACGGCTAAAGGACGAAGAACTACCCGCAAGTTTTCAGTTATACGTTAACCCCTGGGCTGATGCTGCGAGTCGCGAAGCCTTTGTGCGGGATGCTACTTCGGGTGGCAAGGTTTTAAGCGATCGCCCAATTCCCCATGTTGAGAAGCGCTTACCACCCTCGCTGTGTTATCATAAAAGAGTCATGATGTCAAGTGAGCTGGCGCGATATCGTCAAATAGGACGCCAAGCCAGCGAAGCGATGACCGAGGTATTGCAGGCAGCTAAGCCGACTTGGACCGAGTATCAGTTAGCAGGTGCAGGTGCAGAAGCATTGTGGGCTAGAGGGTTGCATCCAGCTTTAACCTTGGTAGCTGGCGAACGGCGTTTACCATTATACCGTCATGCTACACCAAGCCGCGAACTCTTGGGGCGAGAAGCAATGCTCGTGTTCTGCGCACGAGGATTTGGATTGTATGCGAATCTGACCCGATTTGTTTACTTTGGTGCGTTAACAGCAGACAAATCCGCAATGCATAACTACGTTCGTGAAATCGAAGCCGAAGCGTTGGATTTGTGTCAGCTAATATCGGCGAGGACACCTCGCCGCCCGCTGCCATACCAGTCTGGAGTGACTTTAGATGCAATTTATCACGCCCTAGCGCAAGCTTATCAACAACACGGGTTTCCTCATGCGATTCGCGAACATCACCAGGGAGGAACAACAGGATATCTAGCGCGAGAAATTGTGGCAAATCCCACAACGACTGACACTCTAGTAGAAAACATCGTTGTTGCTTGGAATCCTAGTTTACCAGGGGCAAAGATTGAAGATACTTTTGCGATTGTGAGTGAGGGAAAGTTGGAAAATTTGACTTTCGATCCTAATTTTCCCAACGTGGAAGTAAGAGGAAGGCTGCGCCCTGTGCCTTTAATTAATTAA
- a CDS encoding alpha/beta fold hydrolase produces the protein MLMPLDFLLRWLSGLLTVILLGSGGYILYQWYEGELISNAWLILGSVMLLWSFLGFLPVLLLHRSGKDEPKPIRSSQVQRLIRPDGSEIHVEFYGSEYAPTIILTHGWGPDSTVWYYAKKQLTEQFRVIVWDLPGLGKSKKPHNRDYSLEKYARDLEAVLSLAGQPVMLLGHSMGGMILLTFCRLFPEHLGQQVAGLILVDTTYTNPLKTTIFSKLLLALQKPVLEPLLHVAIALSPLLWFTSWLSYLNGLTLLTTKISGFTGRETRGQLNFSTLTGLKASPGVLAQGTLAMLRFNETEILPKISVPTLVVFGKSDIATRPFANKRISREVPQADFAVLTPAGHMGLMERNQQFAQAVRVFSATCLGLKQ, from the coding sequence ATGCTCATGCCCCTCGATTTTCTCTTACGTTGGCTATCAGGTCTGCTGACAGTCATCCTTTTGGGGAGTGGAGGCTATATTCTCTATCAGTGGTATGAAGGCGAACTGATTAGCAATGCTTGGCTAATCTTAGGTTCAGTTATGCTGCTGTGGTCATTCTTAGGGTTTCTGCCAGTTTTGTTACTCCATCGTTCCGGTAAGGATGAACCGAAACCGATCCGCAGCAGTCAAGTTCAGCGCCTCATTCGACCTGATGGCAGCGAAATCCATGTTGAGTTTTATGGTTCAGAATACGCCCCGACAATTATCCTGACTCATGGCTGGGGACCCGATAGCACCGTTTGGTATTACGCTAAAAAGCAACTCACCGAGCAGTTTCGCGTAATCGTGTGGGATCTACCAGGTTTAGGCAAGTCCAAAAAGCCGCACAATCGAGACTACTCCTTAGAGAAATATGCCCGCGACTTGGAAGCCGTTTTGAGCCTGGCGGGACAACCTGTTATGTTGTTAGGACACAGCATGGGCGGCATGATTTTACTAACGTTCTGCCGCTTGTTTCCAGAACACTTGGGGCAACAGGTAGCTGGCTTAATTCTCGTGGATACAACCTATACCAATCCCCTCAAAACTACCATCTTCAGCAAGCTGCTGCTGGCATTACAGAAGCCCGTACTGGAACCCTTGCTTCACGTAGCGATCGCACTCTCTCCCCTTCTATGGTTCACGAGTTGGCTTAGTTATTTGAATGGTTTGACGCTATTAACTACTAAAATCTCTGGATTTACAGGTAGAGAAACACGGGGGCAGCTTAATTTTTCAACGCTAACTGGGTTGAAGGCATCACCTGGTGTGCTAGCACAGGGAACCCTAGCAATGCTTAGATTCAATGAAACGGAAATATTACCCAAAATTTCTGTTCCGACACTGGTTGTATTTGGCAAGTCTGATATTGCTACCCGACCTTTTGCCAACAAACGAATCAGTAGGGAAGTCCCCCAAGCAGATTTTGCTGTGTTAACTCCCGCCGGACACATGGGTTTGATGGAGCGCAATCAACAATTTGCACAAGCCGTTCGGGTATTTAGTGCGACTTGTCTGGGCTTAAAGCAGTAA
- a CDS encoding cytochrome b5-like heme/steroid binding domain-containing protein, with protein sequence MNAISQIFKYTQFKLKGNEASESVADEHSMGDRSSKPANLSGSPEFASKNMPNVWIYDGEAYDLSDFVKKHPGGEFFIGRMKNRDITALVNIFQYLSLQSRKS encoded by the coding sequence ATGAATGCAATATCACAGATTTTTAAGTACACACAATTCAAACTAAAGGGAAACGAAGCCTCTGAGTCTGTGGCAGATGAGCATTCTATGGGCGATCGCAGTTCTAAACCCGCCAATCTGAGTGGTTCGCCTGAGTTCGCGAGCAAAAATATGCCTAACGTATGGATTTACGACGGAGAGGCATATGACTTATCTGACTTCGTTAAGAAGCATCCAGGTGGAGAATTCTTCATTGGGCGTATGAAGAATAGAGACATCACAGCACTCGTTAATATCTTTCAATATCTTTCACTCCAATCCCGAAAGAGTTAA
- a CDS encoding helix-turn-helix transcriptional regulator — MFGYLTHKRMEQAAQLLQEGNMTVAEVANLVGYSHLGHFAAAFRRKFGITPNQCLMGRKFVRGL, encoded by the coding sequence GTGTTTGGTTACTTAACCCATAAACGGATGGAACAAGCGGCACAGCTATTGCAAGAAGGCAATATGACGGTTGCTGAAGTTGCTAATTTAGTCGGCTATTCTCACTTAGGACACTTTGCAGCTGCCTTCCGGCGCAAATTTGGTATTACGCCTAATCAGTGTTTGATGGGGAGAAAGTTCGTTCGGGGATTGTAA
- a CDS encoding DUF6463 family protein → MLKVSGYWLITTSIIHVLVGFLVFREPLAEIALNGWFNTVAPDPFNPYFDREDAFWFMTTAPFIFIIGQLCFWAKSRQITLPAFLGWTILATATVGCFLEPISGFWLLIPPSLLILAASRQAKIQSTESTQPSELL, encoded by the coding sequence ATGCTGAAAGTAAGTGGATACTGGCTAATAACCACAAGTATTATTCATGTTCTAGTAGGATTTTTGGTCTTCCGCGAACCGCTTGCTGAAATAGCCCTTAACGGATGGTTTAATACAGTTGCACCCGACCCGTTTAATCCTTATTTCGACCGAGAAGATGCTTTTTGGTTTATGACGACCGCACCATTCATCTTTATAATTGGTCAACTTTGTTTTTGGGCAAAGTCTCGACAAATTACTCTTCCTGCATTTCTCGGTTGGACGATACTTGCAACTGCAACAGTTGGGTGTTTTCTAGAACCCATTTCTGGTTTCTGGCTGCTGATACCACCAAGTTTGCTGATTCTCGCTGCCTCACGACAAGCTAAGATTCAGTCTACTGAATCTACCCAGCCTTCTGAGTTGCTGTAG
- a CDS encoding cyclic peptide export ABC transporter — translation MRFIRFFLEISWQTILIATITGFLSGGGNAVLISLINRAVNQAALPNALYYFIGLTIFTLLTSVVSQFMLINLSQNAIYQLRLRLSKNILSSPLHHLEKLGNNRLLATLTDDIRVLSHAVSTIPNICIDLATVVGCLAYLSWLSNSLFVLAIFFTSIAIACIQTRLNKARHLFATAREEDDNLFKHFQAITTGIKELKLHKSRREDFLSKKLQGSAAKLHQKNSKAMKSFAVANGIGQFSQFTSLGFVLFVLPWFMYIPMPMLSTYVLTSTFIALPMQNLLTRLPDLMCGNIALQKIERMKLSLTNQAEFDNVDSEISNSCQLELDEVTYLYQPNKEENEFHLPQPHFNRNQPMHSLDIAEKGFLLGPISLSFQSGEITYIVGGNGSGKSTLAKLIAGLYTPHGGSIYLNQAPITDRNREWYRQHFSAIFSDFYLFDRCLGFNHANLDREVEGYLKQLQLDRKVQVKNGILSTTRLSQGQRKRLALLTAYLEDRPIYLFDEWASDQDPYFRELFYKEILSKLKERGKTVLVITHDDRYFHLADRIVKLDYGKVEANYTPIANLRSKPLV, via the coding sequence ATGAGATTTATTCGATTCTTTCTAGAAATATCGTGGCAGACTATTTTAATTGCAACTATCACAGGTTTCCTTAGCGGTGGTGGTAATGCAGTGCTCATTTCACTCATTAATCGAGCAGTTAACCAAGCAGCCCTTCCCAATGCATTATATTACTTTATTGGATTAACTATTTTTACTCTGCTAACAAGTGTTGTATCTCAATTCATGCTCATTAATCTGTCACAAAATGCGATTTACCAGTTGCGATTGAGATTAAGTAAAAACATCTTATCTTCACCATTGCACCACTTAGAAAAACTTGGTAATAATCGTTTACTTGCAACACTAACTGATGATATTCGAGTTTTGTCACACGCAGTATCTACAATTCCTAATATCTGTATTGATTTAGCTACAGTTGTTGGCTGCTTAGCATACTTATCTTGGTTATCAAATTCTCTATTTGTCTTAGCAATTTTCTTTACATCAATTGCTATTGCGTGTATCCAAACGAGACTTAATAAAGCACGACATTTATTTGCAACAGCCCGCGAAGAAGATGACAACTTATTTAAACATTTTCAAGCAATCACAACAGGTATTAAAGAATTAAAACTGCACAAATCAAGACGAGAAGATTTTTTGTCTAAGAAATTACAAGGAAGTGCAGCCAAACTGCATCAGAAAAACAGTAAGGCAATGAAGAGTTTTGCGGTTGCTAATGGGATAGGACAGTTTTCACAATTCACAAGTTTAGGTTTTGTTCTTTTCGTTTTGCCTTGGTTTATGTACATTCCCATGCCAATGCTATCTACTTATGTCTTAACTAGTACATTTATCGCACTGCCAATGCAAAACCTCTTGACTAGACTACCCGATCTGATGTGCGGCAATATTGCTTTACAGAAAATCGAAAGGATGAAACTATCTCTAACAAATCAAGCTGAATTTGACAATGTTGATTCTGAAATTAGTAATTCTTGTCAACTTGAACTTGATGAAGTGACTTACCTATATCAACCGAATAAAGAAGAAAATGAGTTTCATCTCCCTCAGCCTCACTTCAATCGTAACCAGCCAATGCATTCCTTAGATATTGCCGAAAAGGGATTCCTTCTAGGGCCAATTAGTCTATCTTTCCAATCAGGAGAAATTACGTATATTGTAGGTGGAAATGGAAGTGGTAAATCAACACTAGCTAAACTAATTGCAGGACTATACACACCTCATGGTGGATCAATATATCTTAATCAAGCACCAATTACAGATCGCAACCGAGAATGGTATCGTCAGCATTTCTCTGCAATATTCTCTGACTTCTACCTTTTTGATCGTTGCTTGGGATTCAATCATGCAAATCTAGATCGCGAAGTAGAAGGATATCTAAAGCAATTGCAGTTAGATCGCAAAGTCCAAGTTAAAAATGGCATTCTGTCAACAACTCGCCTTTCTCAAGGACAACGTAAACGCCTTGCTTTACTAACAGCTTATTTAGAAGATCGTCCGATTTATTTATTCGACGAATGGGCTTCTGATCAAGATCCCTACTTCCGCGAACTCTTTTATAAAGAGATCTTGAGCAAACTTAAAGAACGCGGTAAAACAGTTTTAGTGATCACCCACGATGATCGCTACTTTCACCTTGCAGATCGTATCGTTAAACTCGATTACGGTAAGGTTGAAGCTAATTATACTCCAATCGCTAATCTCAGAAGTAAGCCCTTAGTTTGA
- a CDS encoding pyridoxamine 5'-phosphate oxidase family protein, producing the protein METTVITSEYLLEVAKNTIEAVEYCFLITLSESGQANARLIQHFKPNADMTIWIGTSPKTRKVHEISNDNRVTVTFQDDKEYTYVTLLGLASVETDLSERQRYWHEDSIAYFPEGSQGDDYVVIKFVPSQIELMNFARNIVPKPFGLLPAVLVKAGESWVIESNNLK; encoded by the coding sequence ATGGAAACAACAGTAATAACCTCAGAATATCTGCTTGAAGTTGCCAAGAACACCATAGAAGCAGTAGAGTATTGCTTTTTAATTACGCTCAGTGAATCTGGACAAGCTAATGCCAGACTTATTCAGCATTTTAAACCCAATGCAGATATGACAATCTGGATTGGCACTAGCCCCAAGACGCGCAAGGTGCATGAAATCTCTAATGACAATCGTGTTACCGTGACTTTTCAGGACGATAAAGAGTATACCTATGTGACGCTACTTGGTTTAGCCAGCGTAGAAACCGATCTTAGTGAGAGGCAAAGATATTGGCATGAAGATTCTATTGCCTACTTTCCAGAGGGATCACAAGGCGATGATTATGTAGTCATTAAATTCGTGCCCTCACAGATTGAATTAATGAATTTTGCTCGTAATATTGTGCCAAAACCTTTTGGACTGCTTCCTGCTGTGTTAGTTAAAGCAGGGGAATCTTGGGTAATTGAGAGTAACAATTTGAAATAG
- a CDS encoding type III polyketide synthase, which produces MNAQVKIHENNVRPFIQSTQNKSTLNFDQLCPIKPKQIVPTIESIATGTPNNIVQQSDAAKVVANLPTLEQNRCRIEKLYSNTQIETRRLAVNLLSEEAIALNQHGTIQSRMQMYQEYAVPLAEQVTRKALSSAAAKIDNTVGSKTIEDSIRLIVFVSSTGFVAPGVDAALIENLGLRRDIARVTVSFMGCAAAMNGLRVACDHVRGNPTHKALVVCLELSSVNAVFADDINDVIIHSIFGDGCAAVVVGACAEDQAIAQGKVFIRDHLSYLAENTQDGIVLGIRNNGITCQLSRQLPDYIENCVGSIVEGFLANHKLTKESIDLWAVHPGGTRIIEKAQRSLGLSDSQVADSWAILRQYGNMLSPSVLFVIERMLLRCEQNSTENMKPLTGIAFSFSPGIGVEGILFQKA; this is translated from the coding sequence ATGAATGCTCAAGTAAAAATACACGAAAACAATGTCCGCCCTTTTATTCAGTCAACCCAGAATAAATCAACACTCAATTTTGATCAACTTTGCCCAATTAAACCAAAGCAGATTGTACCTACAATTGAAAGCATTGCAACTGGTACACCCAATAACATTGTTCAACAATCGGACGCGGCTAAAGTTGTTGCGAACCTTCCCACATTAGAGCAGAACCGCTGCCGCATCGAGAAGCTTTATAGCAATACTCAAATTGAGACAAGACGCCTAGCAGTCAACTTGTTATCTGAGGAAGCGATCGCTCTCAATCAGCATGGTACTATTCAATCACGAATGCAGATGTATCAAGAGTATGCTGTACCGCTTGCTGAACAAGTTACTAGAAAAGCTCTTTCATCTGCTGCCGCCAAGATAGATAATACTGTTGGCTCAAAGACTATTGAAGATTCTATTCGCCTCATTGTTTTTGTGTCGAGTACAGGCTTCGTTGCACCAGGAGTAGATGCGGCATTGATTGAGAACCTTGGACTCAGGCGAGACATAGCGCGAGTTACAGTGAGTTTTATGGGTTGTGCAGCGGCGATGAATGGACTACGTGTTGCCTGCGATCATGTACGTGGGAACCCCACCCACAAAGCCCTTGTCGTCTGCCTTGAATTGAGTTCAGTCAACGCAGTGTTTGCAGATGATATCAACGATGTGATTATTCATAGCATTTTTGGCGATGGGTGTGCGGCAGTCGTAGTCGGCGCTTGTGCAGAAGATCAGGCGATCGCTCAAGGTAAAGTTTTCATTAGAGATCACCTCAGTTATTTAGCTGAAAATACTCAAGACGGTATCGTTCTTGGCATCCGCAACAATGGAATTACTTGTCAACTTTCGCGTCAGTTACCTGATTATATTGAGAATTGTGTAGGTTCAATTGTTGAAGGTTTTCTAGCTAACCATAAGTTGACCAAAGAAAGTATCGATCTCTGGGCAGTTCATCCTGGTGGCACGCGCATTATTGAAAAAGCACAGCGATCGCTTGGGCTTAGCGATAGTCAAGTTGCTGATAGTTGGGCGATACTGCGTCAGTATGGCAATATGCTTAGTCCCTCGGTACTGTTTGTCATAGAACGTATGCTGCTGAGATGCGAACAAAATTCAACAGAAAATATGAAACCATTAACGGGAATTGCCTTTTCATTTTCACCAGGGATTGGCGTAGAAGGTATTCTCTTTCAGAAGGCTTAG
- a CDS encoding glycoside hydrolase family 2 protein yields the protein MNLLLGRSDGETELYRDTGVDKKSHFIQSEYPRPQLQRNNWYSLNGTWKFLYDDKGQFVQPSNITEWTHHIEVPFAPESTKSGIGDLGFHANCWYEREFITPPGQGRLLLHFGAVDYRARVWVNGQFMADHEGGHTPFSIDITPVLNNSGVTKVTVWAQDDPHDLAKPRGKQDWQLEPHSIWYPRTSGIWQTVWVERVSGTYIDRIRWTPEFERWEIGFYAAIAGDRQDGIQIKIKLSIGDTVLAKDTYEVFNGEIHRRIALSDPGIDDYRNELLWSPEKPTLIAAEIQLWEQDKLLDEVKSYTAMRTVGIQRDRLMLNGRPYYLRLVLDQGYWQDTLMTPPSDAALRRDVELVKAMGFNGVRKHQKIEDPRFLYWADVLGLLVWEEMPSAYRFTPKAVERITKEWTEVIERDISHPCIVVWVPFNESWGVPNLVETPAHRNYVLAMYHLTKTLDPSRPVVGNDGWESTDTDILAIHDYETNPSRLAHRYGPEVKLSDLFERRRPGGRILTLDNYPHQGQPVMLTEFGGIAYAPDDKPDADKAWGYERCFNISELEMKYTALLETVNNIEIFSGFCYTQFADTFQEANGLLYSDRTPKIPIKAIRAATLSGGVCTPTSC from the coding sequence ATGAATTTATTATTGGGTAGGTCGGATGGGGAAACCGAACTATACCGCGATACTGGTGTTGACAAGAAATCCCACTTTATACAAAGCGAATATCCACGTCCACAGCTGCAACGCAACAACTGGTACAGCTTAAACGGTACGTGGAAGTTTTTGTATGATGACAAAGGACAGTTTGTCCAACCCAGTAATATTACTGAATGGACACATCATATAGAAGTCCCGTTTGCTCCCGAATCTACCAAAAGTGGTATTGGCGATCTAGGGTTTCATGCAAATTGCTGGTATGAGCGAGAATTTATAACGCCACCAGGTCAGGGAAGGTTATTACTCCATTTTGGGGCGGTGGACTATCGCGCTCGTGTCTGGGTTAATGGTCAATTCATGGCTGACCATGAAGGCGGACATACTCCTTTCAGTATTGATATTACGCCTGTTCTGAATAACAGTGGAGTAACCAAAGTTACAGTTTGGGCACAAGACGATCCGCATGACTTGGCTAAACCGCGTGGCAAGCAGGATTGGCAGTTAGAACCACATAGTATTTGGTATCCTCGCACGAGTGGCATTTGGCAGACAGTCTGGGTTGAACGTGTCAGCGGAACTTATATTGATCGCATCCGTTGGACTCCAGAATTTGAGCGCTGGGAAATTGGTTTTTACGCAGCGATCGCTGGCGATCGCCAAGATGGTATCCAGATTAAAATAAAACTCAGTATTGGCGATACAGTATTGGCAAAAGATACTTACGAAGTATTCAACGGAGAAATTCATCGCCGCATAGCCCTTTCCGATCCAGGAATCGACGACTACCGCAACGAATTACTCTGGAGTCCAGAGAAACCAACGCTGATCGCTGCCGAAATTCAATTATGGGAGCAAGACAAGCTGCTCGATGAAGTAAAATCCTACACAGCAATGCGCACTGTAGGAATACAACGCGATCGCTTGATGCTCAACGGTCGTCCTTACTACTTACGGTTGGTTCTCGATCAGGGCTACTGGCAAGATACATTAATGACTCCACCATCCGATGCGGCGCTGCGGCGCGATGTGGAACTTGTTAAAGCCATGGGTTTCAACGGAGTTCGCAAGCACCAAAAAATTGAAGATCCGCGTTTTTTGTACTGGGCGGATGTCTTAGGACTACTCGTATGGGAGGAAATGCCTAGCGCTTACCGCTTTACTCCTAAAGCTGTAGAACGCATCACCAAAGAGTGGACAGAGGTGATTGAGCGCGATATTAGTCACCCGTGTATTGTGGTGTGGGTACCATTTAATGAATCTTGGGGAGTACCGAACTTAGTTGAAACACCAGCACACCGCAACTATGTTTTAGCAATGTATCACCTTACTAAGACGCTTGACCCATCGCGTCCGGTGGTTGGTAATGATGGTTGGGAAAGTACCGATACTGATATTCTCGCGATTCATGACTATGAAACCAACCCTTCGCGCTTAGCGCATCGTTATGGACCAGAAGTCAAGCTATCGGATCTTTTTGAACGGCGGCGTCCTGGAGGGCGGATCTTAACCTTAGATAACTATCCCCATCAAGGACAACCTGTCATGCTTACCGAGTTTGGCGGGATTGCCTACGCCCCAGATGACAAGCCTGATGCTGATAAAGCTTGGGGATACGAACGATGCTTCAATATCTCTGAACTAGAAATGAAATATACTGCACTATTGGAAACAGTGAATAATATCGAGATATTTAGCGGATTTTGTTACACGCAGTTCGCGGATACGTTTCAAGAAGCTAACGGCTTGTTGTATAGCGATCGCACACCCAAAATTCCTATCAAGGCGATCCGTGCGGCAACTCTCTCAGGAGGAGTATGTACTCCCACAAGCTGCTAA
- the galT gene encoding galactose-1-phosphate uridylyltransferase has product MYSHKLLKPDGRHLKLYSRYPIDSKIAAVSPSNEPVQANPHLRWHPLRGEWVAYASHRQARTFMPPPEYNPLAPTSNPTFPTELPNGRYDVAVFDNRFPSLTLAAHNPPQSIVETLPAHGACEVVVFTQDPQASLGSLELDHLDLLLQVWGDRTRILGENSQIQYVLPFENKGVEVGVTLHHPHGQIYAYPFIPPVPAQMLEMQGRFYAEHQRGLLQDLIQKEIADNQRIIYQDEAAIAFVPVCARYPYEVWIAPIQPVATFCDLSAVQRSCLAKALKTVTLKYDGLWQRPFPYLMAWFQAPTDGAAHPEAHLHAQFYPPYRTSDRLKYLAGTELAAGMFANDALPEEKAKELQAVVISSELVDMT; this is encoded by the coding sequence ATGTACTCCCACAAGCTGCTAAAGCCAGATGGTCGTCATTTAAAGTTGTACAGTCGCTACCCAATTGATAGTAAAATCGCCGCCGTCAGCCCTAGTAATGAACCAGTGCAAGCAAATCCACATCTGCGCTGGCATCCTTTACGCGGTGAATGGGTAGCCTACGCGAGTCACCGTCAAGCGCGGACTTTCATGCCGCCTCCAGAATATAACCCCCTCGCACCTACCAGCAATCCAACATTTCCGACTGAACTACCTAATGGTAGATATGATGTCGCTGTGTTTGATAACCGCTTTCCCTCACTCACACTGGCTGCACACAATCCGCCGCAGTCTATTGTGGAAACCTTACCCGCGCATGGTGCGTGTGAGGTGGTGGTATTTACGCAAGATCCGCAAGCTTCGTTGGGTTCGTTAGAACTCGACCACTTAGATTTGTTATTGCAAGTGTGGGGCGATCGCACGCGCATACTCGGAGAAAATTCCCAAATTCAATATGTACTACCGTTTGAAAATAAAGGCGTCGAAGTTGGCGTGACGTTGCACCATCCCCACGGACAGATTTATGCTTATCCGTTTATCCCACCCGTACCCGCACAGATGCTGGAGATGCAAGGGCGCTTTTATGCAGAACATCAACGGGGTTTGCTGCAAGATTTAATTCAAAAGGAGATTGCCGACAACCAAAGAATTATTTATCAAGATGAAGCAGCGATCGCGTTCGTTCCGGTGTGTGCGCGTTATCCTTATGAAGTGTGGATTGCCCCAATTCAGCCAGTTGCAACTTTTTGTGACCTAAGTGCAGTGCAACGCTCATGCCTTGCCAAAGCTTTAAAAACGGTCACGCTTAAATATGATGGCTTATGGCAGCGCCCATTTCCTTACTTGATGGCGTGGTTTCAAGCACCTACCGATGGTGCAGCGCATCCCGAAGCACATTTGCACGCGCAATTTTATCCTCCCTATCGCACAAGCGATCGCCTGAAATATTTAGCAGGAACCGAACTCGCCGCAGGGATGTTTGCCAACGATGCCCTGCCAGAGGAAAAAGCTAAGGAGTTACAAGCTGTCGTTATCAGTAGCGAACTAGTAGACATGACATGA